In Ruminococcaceae bacterium R-25, one genomic interval encodes:
- a CDS encoding type IV pilus assembly protein PilB: MADNSKIRIGDLLVQAGYVSDAQLKEALGIQKQTGGKRIGQVLIELGYVTEEQMLSALANRLGTHVVDLSSYAIDPETVKLIPKQMAEQYVMLPIAQDNGEVILAVNDPLNLYAIEDIRQTIGMPVRTVIAQEHVLKSAIDYQYAGIKAQMAAENANANTAGVSFDELVIDTSAGADDAPIINLVNSLLDKAFQDNASDVHIEPFEQNVVVRMRIDGTLIDYIQLQKNVQDSLVARIKIMGEMDIAERRIPQDGHFRVRIQGQIVNVRVNVIPTVFGEKVVMRLILSAVHIDNNQTFGMTPDNYKKFLSMLMSPNGLIYITGPTGSGKSTTLYMALESLSQKPINISTIEDPVEKNLPRLNQVQVHPTAGLTFEVGLRALMRQDPDVIMVGETRDAETASISIRAAVTGHLVLSTLHTNDAASTIVRLVDIGAEPYMLSSALVGVIAQRLMRKICPYCARPEPLTERQIEFVGHDIPTAKRGVGCSQCHGSGYLGRTAIHEVLVVDKHMRKLITSGAESEEMKDYAVKNQNMQTLKQAAISLVEQGITSFEELERVAYYDD; encoded by the coding sequence ATGGCAGATAATTCAAAGATTCGTATTGGTGACCTTTTGGTCCAAGCCGGATATGTAAGCGATGCCCAGCTCAAAGAGGCTCTTGGAATTCAAAAACAAACCGGCGGTAAAAGAATCGGTCAGGTTCTCATAGAATTAGGTTATGTTACAGAAGAACAGATGCTCTCTGCTCTCGCAAACAGACTCGGAACCCATGTTGTCGATTTAAGCTCATATGCAATCGATCCCGAGACCGTAAAGCTCATCCCTAAGCAGATGGCAGAGCAGTATGTCATGCTTCCTATCGCTCAGGACAATGGAGAAGTAATCCTCGCTGTTAATGACCCGCTTAACCTTTATGCTATTGAGGATATAAGACAGACTATCGGTATGCCTGTAAGGACTGTTATCGCACAGGAACATGTTCTTAAATCGGCAATCGATTATCAGTATGCAGGCATCAAGGCTCAGATGGCAGCTGAAAACGCCAATGCCAACACAGCAGGTGTAAGTTTTGATGAACTTGTCATCGATACAAGTGCAGGTGCTGACGATGCTCCTATCATCAACCTTGTTAACTCACTGCTTGATAAAGCATTCCAGGATAATGCTTCCGATGTTCACATAGAACCTTTCGAACAGAACGTCGTCGTAAGAATGCGTATCGATGGTACTCTCATCGATTATATACAGCTGCAGAAAAACGTTCAGGATTCACTCGTTGCAAGAATTAAGATCATGGGCGAGATGGATATCGCCGAAAGACGTATCCCGCAAGACGGACATTTCCGTGTAAGAATTCAGGGACAGATCGTAAACGTTCGTGTTAACGTAATTCCTACAGTTTTCGGCGAGAAAGTCGTTATGAGACTCATCCTCTCCGCTGTTCATATCGATAACAACCAGACATTCGGTATGACTCCCGACAACTACAAGAAGTTCCTTTCCATGCTCATGTCACCTAACGGTTTGATCTACATCACAGGTCCTACGGGTTCAGGTAAGTCTACAACGCTTTACATGGCTCTTGAATCGCTTTCACAGAAGCCTATTAATATCAGCACTATTGAAGACCCTGTAGAGAAGAATCTGCCCCGTCTTAACCAGGTACAGGTCCACCCTACTGCAGGACTCACATTCGAAGTAGGATTAAGAGCTCTCATGCGTCAGGACCCTGACGTAATCATGGTCGGTGAGACGCGTGATGCTGAGACAGCTTCCATATCCATCAGAGCAGCCGTTACAGGTCACTTGGTTTTGTCTACACTTCACACCAATGACGCAGCATCTACGATCGTAAGACTCGTTGATATCGGTGCTGAGCCTTACATGCTGTCCTCCGCTCTGGTCGGTGTAATAGCACAGAGACTTATGCGTAAGATCTGTCCATACTGCGCTAGACCGGAACCTCTTACTGAAAGACAGATAGAATTCGTAGGACATGACATTCCTACTGCAAAAAGAGGTGTTGGTTGCAGCCAGTGTCATGGTTCAGGCTATCTCGGAAGAACCGCTATTCATGAAGTTCTTGTTGTTGATAAGCATATGCGTAAACTCATCACTTCCGGTGCAGAATCTGAAGAGATGAAAGATTATGCCGTAAAGAATCAGAACATGCAGACCTTAAAGCAGGCTGCGATCTCTCTTGTAGAACAAGGCATTACTTCATTTGAAGAACTTGAGCGTGTCGCCTACTATGACGACTGA
- a CDS encoding type IV pilus assembly protein PilC produces MPEYKYQAQDSKGKIVKGKAEAYDETDLQKRFHDSGLLLLEAKPLQKNVALKPLKKPKLADFCRQLGTLIKAGVTLVKAIEIIANDESISDYERQLFLRLRDRIVQGVALSIAMEELEPAFPPLLIFMIKAAETSGTLDITCLRLADQYTSESQLEQQAKNSLTYPKILAVLIVIVVAILFGYVLPQFEEMFSQLPSLPIPTRILMGISDFVAHKWYVLLVIVVLGIIFGKIIVKLPAVKYHIDHIKVMGAWGKLTKVIYSARFARTMSSLYLSGIPIHSCIEISRSTIGNKYIEAQFDEVEKKVAGGSPLSSALEEVNGFVSKLPSTIKVGEETGMLGNMLQSVANDLDFYSKQALLKLTSYIEPVMIVVMAVIVGFVIISIIQPIYQSYQTIGAGS; encoded by the coding sequence ATGCCGGAATATAAATATCAGGCACAGGACAGTAAAGGAAAGATCGTCAAAGGCAAAGCCGAAGCTTACGATGAGACTGATTTGCAGAAACGTTTCCACGATTCTGGTCTTCTTTTATTGGAAGCAAAACCGCTTCAAAAGAACGTTGCATTAAAGCCTCTTAAGAAGCCTAAGCTCGCTGATTTCTGTCGTCAGCTTGGTACCCTTATCAAGGCTGGTGTTACGCTTGTTAAAGCCATTGAGATTATAGCCAATGACGAATCCATCAGTGATTATGAGAGGCAGCTTTTCTTAAGGCTTCGCGACCGAATAGTTCAGGGTGTAGCGCTTTCTATTGCGATGGAAGAGTTAGAACCTGCTTTCCCGCCTCTTCTCATCTTCATGATTAAAGCTGCTGAAACATCCGGAACACTTGATATTACTTGTCTCCGTCTTGCCGATCAGTATACCAGTGAATCCCAGCTGGAACAGCAGGCTAAGAATTCCCTTACTTATCCGAAGATCCTTGCTGTTTTGATAGTTATCGTTGTAGCTATCTTATTCGGTTATGTATTGCCGCAGTTTGAAGAAATGTTTTCACAATTACCTTCCCTTCCAATACCTACCAGGATCCTTATGGGTATTTCAGATTTCGTTGCTCATAAATGGTATGTTTTGCTGGTTATTGTAGTATTAGGCATCATATTTGGAAAGATTATCGTAAAACTGCCGGCAGTTAAGTATCATATCGACCATATTAAGGTTATGGGGGCCTGGGGTAAGCTCACAAAGGTTATCTATTCTGCAAGATTTGCCAGAACGATGAGTTCACTCTATTTGTCAGGCATTCCGATTCACAGTTGCATCGAAATATCAAGAAGCACAATTGGTAATAAATATATCGAGGCTCAGTTTGATGAGGTTGAAAAGAAAGTAGCCGGTGGTTCGCCTTTATCTTCAGCTCTAGAAGAAGTAAACGGGTTTGTATCAAAGCTTCCCTCAACTATAAAGGTTGGCGAAGAAACCGGCATGCTCGGCAATATGCTTCAATCCGTGGCAAATGATTTGGATTTCTATTCAAAGCAAGCTCTGCTCAAACTGACCTCATACATTGAACCTGTAATGATCGTTGTAATGGCTGTAATCGTAGGTTTCGTAATTATCTCTATCATTCAACCGATATATCAGTCCTATCAAACAATCGGTGCAGGATCGTAA
- a CDS encoding leader peptidase (prepilin peptidase)/N-methyltransferase, which yields MTTDTPKASNGLIKDLKSIPSPVFYIFAAVAVFAGLYVCGLNVHGILTTIFLLLLVACASADINKGIVPDLIVILIAVLAVISFFATETISLGSISSHLIGAVCFSVPMLLISLMIKGAFGGGDIKLMAAAGLYLGWRYMIAGTLIGIFSAGLYSIYLLLRKKANRHSKMKLAPFLAYGLGAAALFGDMFLTLVFGW from the coding sequence ATGACGACTGATACGCCGAAAGCTTCAAACGGACTCATAAAAGACCTTAAAAGCATTCCGTCGCCAGTGTTTTATATATTTGCGGCGGTTGCTGTTTTTGCAGGGCTTTATGTCTGCGGCCTTAATGTTCACGGTATACTGACCACAATATTCTTGTTGCTGCTTGTTGCATGTGCATCAGCCGATATCAATAAAGGCATTGTCCCTGATCTGATAGTCATTTTGATTGCAGTTCTAGCTGTCATAAGCTTTTTTGCAACTGAGACAATATCCTTGGGAAGTATTTCAAGTCACTTGATCGGTGCTGTCTGCTTTTCGGTACCGATGCTGCTTATATCTCTTATGATAAAAGGAGCATTCGGCGGAGGCGACATAAAACTCATGGCTGCCGCAGGCTTATATCTCGGTTGGAGATATATGATAGCCGGAACTCTGATAGGCATCTTTTCCGCAGGCTTATATTCAATCTATCTTCTCCTCCGGAAGAAAGCAAACCGTCATTCCAAAATGAAGCTTGCACCGTTCCTTGCATATGGACTCGGTGCAGCTGCATTATTCGGAGATATGTTCCTCACACTGGTATTCGGATGGTAA
- a CDS encoding pilin/secretion family protein with methylation motif produces MKCIWKTGKGIKDNSGETMVEVLVAFTLLSILLVIFSQGIAMATKSEFNADKSRNGADEAMKNAQDYMAEDDAGKPYDQVQGYFDDRIKRMSYSCTVDGQTYNYVYYEPILLSNGG; encoded by the coding sequence ATGAAATGCATTTGGAAAACAGGCAAAGGCATAAAAGATAATTCCGGCGAGACAATGGTAGAAGTGCTTGTGGCATTTACTTTGCTTTCAATACTTCTCGTTATTTTTTCGCAAGGAATAGCGATGGCTACAAAATCTGAGTTTAATGCAGATAAGAGTAGAAACGGTGCGGATGAAGCAATGAAAAACGCACAGGATTATATGGCTGAAGATGATGCAGGTAAACCATATGATCAGGTTCAAGGGTATTTTGACGATAGAATAAAACGAATGTCTTATTCTTGTACAGTTGACGGTCAAACATATAATTACGTGTATTATGAGCCGATTTTGTTATCAAACGGCGGGTGA
- a CDS encoding pilin/secretion family protein with methylation motif, with translation MRRITMRKSKKAITLVELVAAMALMAIFLLACTSLIYPVVKIYNHMNEMSRSQILADTVVDSLRAECARTYISSKNDVWISNRSGDEVMDSFPGSTTFPSGVLVIRKSYEYCETLSTNYAISGTLCNTIYDAENTDEIDPLTGNLTSRAIYTMFDTVPVSVDPEAAIASQKGHLHYGFFKVGAEANNGVFPSELYDFTDPFMDPTYGNFTVELQFHDIKYDASDMPVYVLVDVKIFDGSKNIYTRSNVVLSFASREWQ, from the coding sequence ATGCGAAGAATAACCATGAGAAAGAGTAAAAAAGCTATAACGCTTGTTGAACTTGTTGCTGCAATGGCTTTGATGGCAATATTTCTTTTGGCATGTACTTCATTAATATATCCTGTAGTCAAGATTTATAATCACATGAATGAAATGAGCCGTTCCCAAATACTTGCAGATACTGTAGTCGATTCACTTCGTGCTGAATGTGCAAGAACATATATCTCTTCTAAGAATGATGTATGGATATCAAATAGATCTGGGGATGAAGTTATGGATAGTTTTCCTGGTAGTACTACATTTCCCAGTGGAGTTCTTGTGATTCGAAAGAGTTACGAATATTGCGAGACATTGTCTACTAATTATGCTATTTCCGGTACGCTCTGTAATACTATTTATGATGCGGAGAACACGGATGAAATCGATCCTTTGACAGGAAATCTTACAAGTCGTGCTATCTATACAATGTTTGATACTGTTCCTGTTTCAGTTGATCCGGAAGCTGCAATAGCATCTCAGAAAGGGCATTTGCACTACGGTTTCTTCAAAGTTGGAGCTGAGGCAAATAATGGAGTTTTCCCATCGGAACTCTATGATTTCACAGATCCTTTTATGGATCCGACATATGGAAATTTCACTGTAGAGCTTCAATTCCATGATATTAAATATGATGCTTCCGATATGCCTGTATATGTTCTTGTCGATGTGAAAATATTTGATGGATCGAAGAATATTTATACAAGAAGTAATGTTGTATTGAGTTTTGCATCCCGAGAGTGGCAATGA